One Nitrospirota bacterium genomic window, CTCATCTCGTGAGCATGCGCCCATTGCAATAAAGGCATCGGGGATTCAGGCAGTCGTAGCAGAAAGCTTTGCGAGGATTTTCTTCAGAAACGCATTTAACATCGGACTTTTGATATTCGAGGCAAAGGATATATCGAGCCATACTTCCGAGGGAGATGTCCTTGAGATAGATGTAGTGAAGGGCATTATAAAAAACCTGAATAAAGGAATCGAGTTTCCCTCAGAGCCGATTCCTGCCTTCATGCAGGAACTGGTAAGCGCAGGCGGGCTCATTGAGTGGACAAAAAAGAGGTTGAAGGTTTAATATTTAAGGAAATAAAATGCAAGAAATATTGAAGCAACCATTGAAATTTAAGGAGAAAAGGTAATAATGAAGTCCTATAAGATTGCAGTTATCCCCGGCGATGGCACTGGTCCTGAGGTCATAAGAGAGGGCATAAAGGTTCTTAATGTAACTGCCGAAAGATTTGGTTTTGGTCTTGACTTGGTTTATTTCGATTTTGGAGGAGATAGATACATGAGGACAGG contains:
- the leuD gene encoding 3-isopropylmalate dehydratase small subunit, which produces MIIRGRVWKFGDNIDTDAIIPARYLNTSEPKELARHVMEDADRDFQKKVKEGDIIVAGKNFGCGSSREHAPIAIKASGIQAVVAESFARIFFRNAFNIGLLIFEAKDISSHTSEGDVLEIDVVKGIIKNLNKGIEFPSEPIPAFMQELVSAGGLIEWTKKRLKV